One Natrinema longum genomic window, CCGCCGCAGCCGACAGACCGCCGGCGCGGAGCCGATCTCCAACTGCTTACTGTGCGATCGAGGCGACGCTGCTCGTCGTCCGGCTCGCCGGCCCGGTGATAGTGCTGTCGCTCAGAAATGGATAAAATACTGCAGTCAAGTGCCGATACCGTTTACGAATTCCGCCTTACAGGCGCTCGACGTTCGTCGCGCGCGGGCCCTTGGGGGCCTGCTCGATGTCGAACTCGAGCTCCTGCCCTTCTTCCAGGTCCGGGCCGCCGATGTCTTCCATGTGGAAGAACACGTCGTCGTCCGCGTCCTCAGTCTCGATGAATCCGTAGCCGCCAGTGTCGTTGAAGAAATCAACGGTTCCTTTCGCCATTGCTTCTAAAGAGAACGGCCGGGGAGTGATAAACCCTGCGACTCGAGACGAGCTCCGAAATCGGTCGATACAGTGCGTGACAGTCGACAGATACCGCGATGTGTGGCGGAATCAGATGCCATCCCCGCCCTCGAGTCGCTGGACGGAGATGGCAATGAAATACACGAGCATGAACAGGAAGAATCCGACCGAGAGCCCGACCAGTTCTACCGTTCCCACGCCGTCGGGATCGATGAGGGCAAAGGCCGCCAGCCCGACGACGAACACGGCGGTGATGAAGCCGCCGATGGCGTAGTAGAAGCCGATGTCCGACTCGAGTCGTTCGCGCATGCCTGCCCCTTTCGGCTCCCAGTATAAGTATTCGGAGTTTTGGGAGCCGAAGTACCTTATAGCCGCCGCGGCAACGAACGCGTATGGCGGAGTACGAGCCGGACGCGGTCGACCGGGAGATCCTCTACGCGTTACAGGAGGAGGCGCGAAACCTCTCCTCCAGCGAGATCGCCGACCGGACCGACGCCTCCTCGAGTACGGTCCGCAAGCGCATTCAGCGACTGGAGTCGGAGGGCGTCATCAAGGGATACAGCGCGAACATCGATTACACGAAGTCCGGCTACCCGATCCGGATGCTGTTGTTCTGTACGGCACCGATCCCGGAGCGGGGGGAGTACATCGACGACCTGCTCGAGATCTCGGGCGTCGTCTCGGTTCAGGAATTGATCACCGGTGAGCAGAACCTCCTCGTGACCGTGGTCGTCGAAAACGACAGGGAAATCACGCCGATCGCACAACGGATCGCGGACATGGGACTGACGATCACCGACGAAGTACTCGTTCGCAGCCACCGATCGACCTCGTTCGACGAGTTCTCTTCCTAACCAGTCCGTCGAGGGAGCCGATCCCGACGAACGGCTCGGCAAGTCCGGGCTCGCGGCCCTCATATCGACAGCCGGCGGCGACTCCGTGATGTGTTTTCCCCGAAAGCCGCCCGTTCGACCCTCGAGCAGTCGTTTGTGAACCTCGTGGCGTTCCGCGCTGGCGGGCGACGAACGATTTGTTCGTACCGAAGGCTATAATAACCGCTCTGGTCATATTCGGAGTAGAGACGACCAGTTGAGCAAGTGTTGCCGCGAACGATACGTCGCGACGGGACCCGATCCCGCGCTGGTCGACTACGATACATGACCGAGGACACAGCAACGATCGACGACGATGTCGCACAGCGCCCCGAACCGACGCCACCGAGTTCGGCCGTGCCGCGAGCGGCGACCTGGACGGTCTGGACGCTCTTTCTGGCCAGCCTCGGGGTTCTCGCGTTGACGGTTCGAGGGGGAGCCGGCTGGGAGTTTTCGACGCTCCTGCGGATCGACGGGCTGACCGCAGTCATGTGGGTCGTGGTCACGTTCTTCAGCGGGATCGTCCACAGCTACTCGCGGCGCTACATGGCCGGCGACCGCGACATCGAGCGGTTCTTCGGCCGCGTGTTCGGCTTTACCCTCGCCGTCATGACGATGACCGCGGCGAACCACGTCGCGCTGTTCGTGGCCGCGTGGCTGGCGATGGGCCTGCTGCTGGCCGGCCTCATCGGCCACGTCCGCGACTGGCCACAGGCCGGAGCCGCCGGCCGGGTCGCCCGCCGCTACTTCCTCGCCAGCAGCGCCCTGCTCGCCGGCTCCGTTGCACTGCTGGTTTGGGCGACCGGCGCGACGACGCTCACCGGTATCATCGCGGGGCTCGAGGGCGTCTCGCGGACGGTCGTGCTCGTCGCCGCTGCGGGGGTCGTCCTCGCGGCGATCATCCAGTCGGCGCTCGTGCCGTTTCACGGCTGGCTGCTGTCGTCGATGACCGCGCCGACGCCGGCGTCGGCCCTGATGCACGCCGGCTTCGTCAACGCGGGCGGGGTCCTGTTGACCAGGTTCGCGCCGCTGGTCGGCGACGAACTCGTGATCATGTCGGCGATCGTCCTCGTCGGCGCGGTCAGCGCCCTGCTCGGGCAGGCGATGATCCTCGTCCAGACCGACGTCAAGCGCAAGCTCGGCAGCTCGACGATCGCCCAGATGGGCTTTATGATACTCCAGTGCGGGCTCGGCTTCTTCGCCGCGGCCATCGCCCACCTCATTCTGCACGGCTTCTACAAGGCGTATCTCTTCCTCTCGTCGGGTGCGGGCGTCGAACGCGCGGCTCCCAAAGACGCGGGCCACACCGAACTCGGCTTCTCCGGGATCGCCGTCAGCCTCGTGACGGCCGTCGGCGGCGGCGCGCTCTTTGGCGTCCTCACCGGGAAGGCGACGAGCCTGACGCTGAACAGCGGTACCGTCCTGACGCTGGTCGTGGTCCTGACGACGCTGACCGCCGCCCGGGACATCCTCCGGCGCTCGACCCTGCCGACGTCGGTCAGGTTCGTCAGCGTCCCGCTGGTCGTCCTGACCGCCATCGGCGGCTACGCCGTGATGTTCAACGCCGTCTCGTCGATGCTGTCCGGCGTCCCGATGACTCACGTCTCGACCGAGATGACCGTCGTCCACTACCTCGTCGTCGCCCTCTTCGTCGGGGCGTATCTCGTCGCTGAACTGGGCTGGTATCGCTCGAGCGAACGCCTCTACGTCGCCCTGCTGAACGTCTCCCAACCCGATCCGTCGACCGTCCTCACCAGCACGGAGGAATACAATGACGCGTAACACCGACGACGCCCGTCGCATCGAAGCGAGCATCGACCGCGCGGCCGAGCGCATCGGCTCGGTCTGGCCGCTGCACTCGTTCGTCACGGCCAACCCCCTCTCGGGGTTCGAGGACGAGCCGTTCCACCGCGCCGTCGCGGAGGCCGAGGAACTGTTCGGCGGGCGGGGCTACCCCCACCCGTCGGTCTTCCGCCGCGCCTGGGAGTCGGGCCGGATCGACGCCGAGACGCTCCGAGCGGAACTCGCGGCCCACGGGATCGACCGCGACCCCGAGACGCTGCTCGAGGAACTGGCTGAGACCGAAGCGGCCCGGGACGCGGCCGATCCCGGCGACGCGACCGAGGCCGTCGATCGGGTCCTCTCGAAGTGGCTCGCGGCCTTCCTCGACGAGGGCCAGGCCAAGTGGCCGATGCCCAACCGCGAGGACGGGTTCTACCGAGCGTGGCGCGCGGTGGCCCCCCACGACGGCGACGTGCCCGGCCCCGCCGACGCCGACGACCTCCCCGAGACGGCCATCGACGCGCTCGAGTCGGTCCTCGGTGACTACCCCGAGGGGCGCTGGGTCGACATCCTCGAGGCCCACCTCGCGGCGCTGCCGGGCTGGAGCGGGTTCGTCGTCCAGCGGACCGACGACGACGTCGACCCGTGGCAGGCGCAGTACCCGATCACGCTGGCCCAGTACCTCGCGGTGCGGCTGACGATCGCGGACCTGCTCGACGCGCCGATCGATCTCGACGCCGGCGACGGGACCGACGGCGACGACGCCGACGCGGTCCCGCTGCCCGAGATCTGGCTGACCGCCTGGGAGAAGAGCTACCGCGAGCGGCTCCTCGAGGGGATCGACGACGCCGTGACCGATCCCGCAACCGCCGGGGACGGCGGCCATCCGGCTGCCCAGCTCGTGTTCTGTATCGACACCCGCTCGGAGGTGATCCGCCGCCACATCGAGGCGCAGGGTCCCTACGAAACCCACGGCTACGCGGGCTTTTTCGGCGTGCCGATGCGCCACCGCGGCTACGAGGCCCCGGCCGACACCGACGCCTGCCCGCCGATCGTCGACCCCGAACACCGGGTCGTCGACCGACCCGCCGACGCCGAGTCAGCCACCGCCCGCGACCGCTGGACCGGGCTCGCCACGGCCGCGCGCAACCACTTCACGACGCTCAAGTCCAACCTCGTCGCCGCCTTTACCTTCGTCGAGGGGGCCGGCAGCGCCTACGGCTCGGCGATGGCGGCCCGGACGCTGTCGCCGTCGACGATCGCCACGCTCGAGTCCGCCATCGCGGAGCGCGTCCCGAGCCGCCACGAGGCCGCCGCGCCCGCCGTCGACTACGACGCGTACGACGATCACGACCACGCCGACCACGACCTCCCGCAGGGGCTGAGCCACGAGGCGAAAGTCGAGTACGCCCAAAACGCCTTCGAACTCATGGGCTGGACCGAGTTCGCCCGACTGGTCGTCTTCGCGGGCCACGCCAGCGAGACGACGAACAACCCCTTCGGCTCGAGCCTCGACTGCGGGGCCTGCGCCGGCAACCCCGGCGGGCCCAACGCCCGCGTCCTCGCGGCGATCTGTAACGACACCTCTGTCAGAGCGACGCTCCGTGAGCGCGGGATCGACATCCCCGAGGACACCGTCTTCCTCGCGGGCGAACACAACACGACGACCGACGAGATCACCCTCTTCGACGACGACGTGCCCGAGAGCCACCGCGAGGACCTCGAGTCCCTGCGCGCGGACCTCGCTCGCGCCCGCACCGGGGCCGCCGCCGAGCGCACCGCGTCGGCCGACGACGAGGCGGCAGTCGACGAGGTCGAGCGCAAGGCGGCCGACTGGGCCGAGACCCGCCCCGAGTGGGGGCTGGCCGGCAACGCTTCCTTCGTCATCGGGCCGCGCGAACTCACCGCCGACCGGAACCTCGACGGCCGCGCGTTCCTCCACTCCTACGACTGGTCCGTCGACCCGGACGGCGACGCCCTCGAGGCGATCGTGGCGGGACCGCTCGTGGTCACCCAGTGGATCAACAACCAGTACTACTTCGCGACGGTCGACAACGGCGTCTACGGGAGCGGCTCGAAGGTCACCCAGAACCCGGTGGGCAACGTCGGCGTCGTCCAGGGCAACGGCGGCGACCTGCTGACCGGCCTGCCGCTACAGTCGCTCAAACTCGACGACGAGCGTCCGTTCCACCAGCCGCTGCGCCTGACCGCGGTGATCCACGCGCCCCGCGAGCGCGTGACCGAGATCCTCCGCGACCACGAGGACGTCCGAGAACTGCTCGACAACGGGTGGATCGGCGATCTGACCGTCGTCGATCCCGAACGCGATAACGAGTCGTTCCACTACGCGGGCGACCTCGAGTGGGCGAGCCATCGCGAGGAGGCAACCCCGGAGGCGGCGACGCCGACGGAGACGACGCCGGTCGCGGAGTCGACGGCCGACGACTGACGCTCCTCGCGGTCGCCGTCACTCCACCGATTCGTCGCCGTACAGCAGACTTTTCACCGCCGACTCGTCGCCCGCCGGCACCCGATCGGCGAGGACGTCGGGGTCGGTCTCGCCGTCGACGCTGACGAGATACGCGCGCCCCGGTTCGTCGCCGTAGACGCCCTGGAAGTCGTAGACGAAGCCGTAGACGTCGACCCGGTCCGGGACCTCGTCGGCGGCACACAGCGAGCGGGCCTGATAGTCGACGTTGTACTCGACGAGCCGGTTGATGACGGCCTCGTCGTCGGCATCGCGGTCGATATACTCGCTCTCGAGGGCCTCCTCGACGACGGGGACGAGCATATCGACCCACTTGTCGACGCCGCGCGGTCCGGGCGGGTCCTCGCCGATCGCGACCCGGTAGGCGGCGGTGACGGCTCCGCAGCCGGTGTGGCCGACGACGGCGACGGTATCGGTCCCGGTGTGGTGAATCGGGTAGAGGACCCCGCCGTCGACGATCCGGTCGCCGCCGTCGTCGTCCCAGACCTGATTCCCGATGTTGCTGGGCGTGAAGACCGCTCCCGGCCGATCGACGTCCCACATTCCC contains:
- a CDS encoding cold-shock protein, with protein sequence MAKGTVDFFNDTGGYGFIETEDADDDVFFHMEDIGGPDLEEGQELEFDIEQAPKGPRATNVERL
- a CDS encoding Lrp/AsnC family transcriptional regulator; the encoded protein is MAEYEPDAVDREILYALQEEARNLSSSEIADRTDASSSTVRKRIQRLESEGVIKGYSANIDYTKSGYPIRMLLFCTAPIPERGEYIDDLLEISGVVSVQELITGEQNLLVTVVVENDREITPIAQRIADMGLTITDEVLVRSHRSTSFDEFSS
- a CDS encoding proton-conducting transporter membrane subunit, which produces MTEDTATIDDDVAQRPEPTPPSSAVPRAATWTVWTLFLASLGVLALTVRGGAGWEFSTLLRIDGLTAVMWVVVTFFSGIVHSYSRRYMAGDRDIERFFGRVFGFTLAVMTMTAANHVALFVAAWLAMGLLLAGLIGHVRDWPQAGAAGRVARRYFLASSALLAGSVALLVWATGATTLTGIIAGLEGVSRTVVLVAAAGVVLAAIIQSALVPFHGWLLSSMTAPTPASALMHAGFVNAGGVLLTRFAPLVGDELVIMSAIVLVGAVSALLGQAMILVQTDVKRKLGSSTIAQMGFMILQCGLGFFAAAIAHLILHGFYKAYLFLSSGAGVERAAPKDAGHTELGFSGIAVSLVTAVGGGALFGVLTGKATSLTLNSGTVLTLVVVLTTLTAARDILRRSTLPTSVRFVSVPLVVLTAIGGYAVMFNAVSSMLSGVPMTHVSTEMTVVHYLVVALFVGAYLVAELGWYRSSERLYVALLNVSQPDPSTVLTSTEEYNDA
- a CDS encoding DUF2309 domain-containing protein: MTRNTDDARRIEASIDRAAERIGSVWPLHSFVTANPLSGFEDEPFHRAVAEAEELFGGRGYPHPSVFRRAWESGRIDAETLRAELAAHGIDRDPETLLEELAETEAARDAADPGDATEAVDRVLSKWLAAFLDEGQAKWPMPNREDGFYRAWRAVAPHDGDVPGPADADDLPETAIDALESVLGDYPEGRWVDILEAHLAALPGWSGFVVQRTDDDVDPWQAQYPITLAQYLAVRLTIADLLDAPIDLDAGDGTDGDDADAVPLPEIWLTAWEKSYRERLLEGIDDAVTDPATAGDGGHPAAQLVFCIDTRSEVIRRHIEAQGPYETHGYAGFFGVPMRHRGYEAPADTDACPPIVDPEHRVVDRPADAESATARDRWTGLATAARNHFTTLKSNLVAAFTFVEGAGSAYGSAMAARTLSPSTIATLESAIAERVPSRHEAAAPAVDYDAYDDHDHADHDLPQGLSHEAKVEYAQNAFELMGWTEFARLVVFAGHASETTNNPFGSSLDCGACAGNPGGPNARVLAAICNDTSVRATLRERGIDIPEDTVFLAGEHNTTTDEITLFDDDVPESHREDLESLRADLARARTGAAAERTASADDEAAVDEVERKAADWAETRPEWGLAGNASFVIGPRELTADRNLDGRAFLHSYDWSVDPDGDALEAIVAGPLVVTQWINNQYYFATVDNGVYGSGSKVTQNPVGNVGVVQGNGGDLLTGLPLQSLKLDDERPFHQPLRLTAVIHAPRERVTEILRDHEDVRELLDNGWIGDLTVVDPERDNESFHYAGDLEWASHREEATPEAATPTETTPVAESTADD
- a CDS encoding carbonic anhydrase; this translates as MGTDRDTLERLLAGNRRHVESLPEEYFADVQTGQHPSVVAVCCSDSRVSHEGMWDVDRPGAVFTPSNIGNQVWDDDGGDRIVDGGVLYPIHHTGTDTVAVVGHTGCGAVTAAYRVAIGEDPPGPRGVDKWVDMLVPVVEEALESEYIDRDADDEAVINRLVEYNVDYQARSLCAADEVPDRVDVYGFVYDFQGVYGDEPGRAYLVSVDGETDPDVLADRVPAGDESAVKSLLYGDESVE